A stretch of the Neodiprion lecontei isolate iyNeoLeco1 chromosome 4, iyNeoLeco1.1, whole genome shotgun sequence genome encodes the following:
- the LOC107227221 gene encoding uncharacterized protein LOC107227221 isoform X1, which yields MTVGVIFSIVIAVLTICIVDGDKLKGDRDAICIRTISKNESHYVPYIETYRQHLLRGYRVRVRTNFRQEYHTTYSTEAACCEGYSNVNEVCIPVCSGSCENGKCVKPEVCECDMNYKLDFFGQKCDPVCRSSCNFGSCTAPDVCTCNDGYRPTDVWHNCEPVCSFECKNGYCVEPEICSCHEGYEKNGTAECLPVCERPCVNGHCVAPDSCRCDDGFRKTQNDVFACEPTCDPPCVFGSCTATDVCTCDTGYAIVPGSNSTCTPVCNQTCVFGTCIAPDTCSCIDGYVLSTRSNYLCEPVCEEECHRGRCVAPEVCECIDGHVMKGSRCVPSCDPKCVNGICDSPGICKCLQGFVKGNDENSTVCQAFCEKCVNGSCIAPGECQCTFGFIMDYNDPGTCIKACIPECVNGFCTAQGCQCRDGWGGQSCAESLICFVRQPIEDEVLKIESQIVYEYETLNAVQNVDQNSTGTSFERPPCSERCIAEVENSVDNFTDHLRKEVLYFFLFDSPCNVVSAQTSISKTYASVIGGVIGIILCSAVVYGLYLTKLKRKPKSPSNPLSALISWLVPKNAYTWKKRRTNATASLNPWQERITMLTFPIILSIAIQFIVFSTSQSTALHGSPQAVCKKSVSSRKSRYVPYHDYYQNRRLEFFHPPRWRTNWKIEYYTSWSIVDICCFGYDNVHGSCMPHCSLGCKNGNCAQPFMCECNKGYTKLNDLSGCSPICEKPCIFGKCTAPNTCTCDEGFEYNAETMTCFPKCPSGCENGWCIKPNKCICHFGYAMSDDNKCLPTCSHDCVNGKCVDAEVCGCDDGFEPSRLNAFTCEPRCSKTCIFGNCTAPEKCTCNEGFELGQDGHTCKPVCGFPCNNGWCAAPDICKCNPGFEKNEDDECVPACRIPCETRCVAPDVCIPCKDGFQLFQRSVNESVCEPVCEQGCFLGTCVAPGVCACRAGYRLANRTCEPVCARNCENGFCAEPDVCRCDPGFNETQDGRCEPVCERPCVNGWCVAPDVCECKEGFQRSPDDVFSCEPRCEPPCAFGVCIGPGVCACGTGLKLDNATKDCQPVCTKPCVNGICESPERCECLEGYEKSEVESNVCQPVCEKCVNGSCVAPGQCDCQAPFVKDEKDPGICRLTCQPRCIHGTCARDASCLCSFGWAGSSCDQPLLCVIAVQAHGNSVQATSKLPEFNGTTLTNESLGNEWGVPSCRSECSSQLVNMTINSTKASANTVYHFISIDSSCNVVTAHRNFLKTHNSAIGAGIGVLIIATVVCGAYVTRRKWKSRHMMKSESTQCIQYNSSENISEDT from the exons ATGACAGTTGGAGTAATTTTCTCAATCGTGATCGCAGTTCTTACGATATGTATCGTGGATGGTGATAAACTGAAGGGTGATAGGGATGCGATATGTATACGGACTATCAG TAAGAACGAATCCCACTACGTTCCATACATAGAGACGTACAGACAACACCTACTGCGAGGCTATCGCGTCAGGGTTCGTACGAACTTCAGACAGGAG TACCACACTACCTACTCAACGGAGGCAGCATGCTGCGAGGGTTACAGCAACGTGAACGAGGTGTGCATACCAGTGTGTTCGGGTTCGTGCGAGAACGGAAAGTGCGTAAAGCCGGAAGTGTGCGAATGTGATATGAACTACAAGCTGGATTTTTTCGGTCAGAAGTGCGACCCGGTCTGCCGATCCTCCTGCAATTTCGGAAGCTGCACAGCACCGGATGTCTGCACCTGCAACGACGGCTACAGACCAACGGACGTCTGGCACAACTGCGAACCAGTCTGCTCCTTCGAGTGCAAGAACGGCTACTGCGTCGAACCGGAAATCTGCAGTTGCCACGAAGGCTACGAGAAGAACGGTACCGCAGAGTGCCTTCCGGTATGCGAACGACCTTGCGTAAACGGTCATTGCGTTGCACCGGATTCATGTCGGTGTGACGACGGCTTCCGGAAAACTCAGAACGACGTTTTTGCCTGTGAACCAACCTGCGATCCACCCTGCGTTTTCGGCTCCTGCACCGCCACCGACGTCTGCACCTGTGACACAGGCTACGCCATAGTTCCTGGATCGAATTCCACCTGCACTCCGGTCTGCAACCAGACCTGCGTTTTCGGGACATGCATTGCACCCGACACGTGCTCGTGTATCGATGGATACGTGCTGAGCACCCGATCCAATTACCTTTGCGAGCCGGTCTGTGAGGAGGAGTGTCATCGAGGAAGGTGCGTCGCTCCTGAGGTCTGCGAGTGCATCGATGGTCACGTTATGAAGGGGTCTAGATGCGTGCCCTCCTGTGATCCCAAGTGCGTGAATGGAATCTGCGATAGTCCCGGCATCTGCAAGTGTCTTCAGGGCTTTGTCAAGGGCAATGATGAAAACTCTACCGTCTGTCAAGCTTTCTGCGAAAAGTGCGTCAATGGATCTTGTATCGCTCCAGGAGAGTGCCAGTGCACTTTTGGCTTCATCATGGACTATAACGACCCCGGAACCTGTATCAAGGCCTGTATTCCCGAGTGCGTCAACGGTTTCTGCACCGCCCAAGGATGCCAATGCCGAGATGGATGGGGAGGTCAATCCTGCGCGGAGTCTCTTATCTGCTTTGTCAGACAACCGATCGAGGACGAGGTCCTCAAAATAGAAAG CCAAATCGTCTATGAATACGAGACGCTCAATGCCGTTCAAAATGTCGATCAAAATTCGACGGGAACGTCGTTTGAGAGACCACCGTGCAGCGAACGGTGCATCGCTGAGGTTGAGAACAGCGTTGACAACTTTACTGATCATTTGCGGAAAGAAGTACTGTACTTTTTCCTATTTG ATTCACCGTGCAACGTTGTTTCGGCCCAGACTAGTATCTCCAAGACTTACGCCAGCGTGATAGGCGGGGTGATCGGTATCATACTGTGCTCGGCGGTCGTCTACGGTCTATATTTAACGAAGTTAAAGCGGAAGCCAAAGTCACCGAGTAACC CTCTTTCCGCTCTGATTTCATGGCTGGTTCCAAAGAATGCGTATACGTGGAAGAAACGGAGGACGAATGCGACAGCATCTCTCAATC CTTGGCAAGAGAGAATTACAATGCTGACGTTTCCAATTATACTGTCGATCGCGATACAGTTTATCGTCTTTTCAACGTCGCAATCAACCGCTTTGCATGGAAGTCCTCAAGCTGTGTGCAAAAAGAGTGTAAG TTCTAGGAAATCTCGTTACGTTCCATACCATGACTATTATCAAAATAGACGACTGGAATTTTTCCACCCACCGAGATGGCGTACCAACTGGAAAATCGAG TACTACACGTCGTGGTCAATCGTAGATATATGCTGCTTTGGTTACGACAATGTGCATGGTAGCTGCATGCCACACTGTTCATTGGGATGCAAGAACGGCAACTGCGCCCAGCCCTTCATGTGCGAGTGCAACAAAGGCTACACAAAGCTTAACGATCTATCAGGATGCAGTCCGATATGCGAGAAACCCTGCATTTTCGGAAAGTGCACCGCTCCAAACACCTGCACCTGCGACGAGGGCTTCGAGTACAACGCTGAGACGATGACTTGCTTTCCGAAGTGTCCTTCCGGTTGCGAAAACGGGTGGTGCATCAAACCTAACAAATGCATCTGCCACTTCGGTTACGCGATGAGCGATGATAACAAGTGTCTTCCGACATGCAGCCACGACTGCGTAAACGGAAAGTGCGTTGATGCCGAAGTCTGCGGCTGCGACGACGGCTTCGAACCGTCGCGACTGAACGCCTTCACCTGCGAGCCACGTTGCAGCAAAACTTGCATCTTTGGGAACTGCACCGCACCAGAAAAGTGCACCTGTAACGAGGGCTTCGAGCTTGGTCAGGACGGTCACACGTGCAAACCGGTCTGCGGTTTCCCCTGCAACAACGGATGGTGCGCGGCGCCTGACATCTGCAAGTGCAATCCGGGCTTCGAGAAGAACGAGGACGACGAGTGCGTTCCAGCCTGCAGAATTCCCTGCGAAACGCGTTGCGTCGCTCCCGACGTCTGCATCCCCTGCAAAGATGGCTTCCAGCTCTTCCAACGCAGCGTAAACGAGTCCGTCTGCGAGCCGGTCTGCGAGCAGGGGTGCTTCCTCGGCACCTGCGTAGCTCCCGGAGTCTGCGCATGTCGCGCAGGCTATCGCCTAGCCAATCGTACCTGCGAACCGGTCTGCGCAAGGAACTGCGAAAACGGCTTCTGCGCAGAGCCCGATGTCTGCCGATGCGATCCGGGATTCAACGAGACCCAGGACGGCCGGTGCGAGCCCGTCTGCGAGCGGCCCTGCGTCAACGGATGGTGCGTAGCACCTGACGTGTGCGAGTGTAAAGAGGGCTTCCAGCGATCCCCGGACGACGTCTTCAGCTGCGAACCGCGGTGCGAGCCGCCCTGTGCTTTCGGCGTCTGTATCGGACCTGGTGTCTGCGCCTGCGGCACCGGGCTTAAGCTCGATAATGCCACTAAAGACTGTCAGCCCGTGTGCACGAAGCCCTGTGTCAACGGGATTTGCGAGAGTCCTGAGAGATGCGAATGCCTCGAGGGATATGAGAAGTCCGAAGTGGAGTCGAACGTCTGTCAGCCTGTATGTGAAAAGTGCGTTAATGGCTCCTGCGTCGCTCCAGGTCAGTGCGACTGCCAAGCTCCTTTTGTCAAGGACGAAAAGGACCCTGGAATATGTCGACTCACCTGCCAGCCACGCTGTATCCATGGCACGTGCGCTCGCGATGCGTCATGTCTATGCTCTTTTGGATGGGCAGGAAGTTCTTGCGATCAGCCGTTGTTGTGTGTCATCGCTGTGCAAGCTCACGGCAACTCTGTTCAAGCAACGAG
- the LOC107227221 gene encoding uncharacterized protein LOC107227221 isoform X2 — MTVGVIFSIVIAVLTICIVDGDKLKGDRDAICIRTISKNESHYVPYIETYRQHLLRGYRVRVRTNFRQEYHTTYSTEAACCEGYSNVNEVCIPVCSGSCENGKCVKPEVCECDMNYKLDFFGQKCDPVCRSSCNFGSCTAPDVCTCNDGYRPTDVWHNCEPVCSFECKNGYCVEPEICSCHEGYEKNGTAECLPVCERPCVNGHCVAPDSCRCDDGFRKTQNDVFACEPTCDPPCVFGSCTATDVCTCDTGYAIVPGSNSTCTPVCNQTCVFGTCIAPDTCSCIDGYVLSTRSNYLCEPVCEEECHRGRCVAPEVCECIDGHVMKGSRCVPSCDPKCVNGICDSPGICKCLQGFVKGNDENSTVCQAFCEKCVNGSCIAPGECQCTFGFIMDYNDPGTCIKACIPECVNGFCTAQGCQCRDGWGGQSCAESLICFVRQPIEDEVLKIESQIVYEYETLNAVQNVDQNSTGTSFERPPCSERCIAEVENSVDNFTDHLRKEVLYFFLFDSPCNVVSAQTSISKTYASVIGGVIGIILCSAVVYGLYLTKLKRKPKSPSNPWQERITMLTFPIILSIAIQFIVFSTSQSTALHGSPQAVCKKSVSSRKSRYVPYHDYYQNRRLEFFHPPRWRTNWKIEYYTSWSIVDICCFGYDNVHGSCMPHCSLGCKNGNCAQPFMCECNKGYTKLNDLSGCSPICEKPCIFGKCTAPNTCTCDEGFEYNAETMTCFPKCPSGCENGWCIKPNKCICHFGYAMSDDNKCLPTCSHDCVNGKCVDAEVCGCDDGFEPSRLNAFTCEPRCSKTCIFGNCTAPEKCTCNEGFELGQDGHTCKPVCGFPCNNGWCAAPDICKCNPGFEKNEDDECVPACRIPCETRCVAPDVCIPCKDGFQLFQRSVNESVCEPVCEQGCFLGTCVAPGVCACRAGYRLANRTCEPVCARNCENGFCAEPDVCRCDPGFNETQDGRCEPVCERPCVNGWCVAPDVCECKEGFQRSPDDVFSCEPRCEPPCAFGVCIGPGVCACGTGLKLDNATKDCQPVCTKPCVNGICESPERCECLEGYEKSEVESNVCQPVCEKCVNGSCVAPGQCDCQAPFVKDEKDPGICRLTCQPRCIHGTCARDASCLCSFGWAGSSCDQPLLCVIAVQAHGNSVQATSKLPEFNGTTLTNESLGNEWGVPSCRSECSSQLVNMTINSTKASANTVYHFISIDSSCNVVTAHRNFLKTHNSAIGAGIGVLIIATVVCGAYVTRRKWKSRHMMKSESTQCIQYNSSENISEDT; from the exons ATGACAGTTGGAGTAATTTTCTCAATCGTGATCGCAGTTCTTACGATATGTATCGTGGATGGTGATAAACTGAAGGGTGATAGGGATGCGATATGTATACGGACTATCAG TAAGAACGAATCCCACTACGTTCCATACATAGAGACGTACAGACAACACCTACTGCGAGGCTATCGCGTCAGGGTTCGTACGAACTTCAGACAGGAG TACCACACTACCTACTCAACGGAGGCAGCATGCTGCGAGGGTTACAGCAACGTGAACGAGGTGTGCATACCAGTGTGTTCGGGTTCGTGCGAGAACGGAAAGTGCGTAAAGCCGGAAGTGTGCGAATGTGATATGAACTACAAGCTGGATTTTTTCGGTCAGAAGTGCGACCCGGTCTGCCGATCCTCCTGCAATTTCGGAAGCTGCACAGCACCGGATGTCTGCACCTGCAACGACGGCTACAGACCAACGGACGTCTGGCACAACTGCGAACCAGTCTGCTCCTTCGAGTGCAAGAACGGCTACTGCGTCGAACCGGAAATCTGCAGTTGCCACGAAGGCTACGAGAAGAACGGTACCGCAGAGTGCCTTCCGGTATGCGAACGACCTTGCGTAAACGGTCATTGCGTTGCACCGGATTCATGTCGGTGTGACGACGGCTTCCGGAAAACTCAGAACGACGTTTTTGCCTGTGAACCAACCTGCGATCCACCCTGCGTTTTCGGCTCCTGCACCGCCACCGACGTCTGCACCTGTGACACAGGCTACGCCATAGTTCCTGGATCGAATTCCACCTGCACTCCGGTCTGCAACCAGACCTGCGTTTTCGGGACATGCATTGCACCCGACACGTGCTCGTGTATCGATGGATACGTGCTGAGCACCCGATCCAATTACCTTTGCGAGCCGGTCTGTGAGGAGGAGTGTCATCGAGGAAGGTGCGTCGCTCCTGAGGTCTGCGAGTGCATCGATGGTCACGTTATGAAGGGGTCTAGATGCGTGCCCTCCTGTGATCCCAAGTGCGTGAATGGAATCTGCGATAGTCCCGGCATCTGCAAGTGTCTTCAGGGCTTTGTCAAGGGCAATGATGAAAACTCTACCGTCTGTCAAGCTTTCTGCGAAAAGTGCGTCAATGGATCTTGTATCGCTCCAGGAGAGTGCCAGTGCACTTTTGGCTTCATCATGGACTATAACGACCCCGGAACCTGTATCAAGGCCTGTATTCCCGAGTGCGTCAACGGTTTCTGCACCGCCCAAGGATGCCAATGCCGAGATGGATGGGGAGGTCAATCCTGCGCGGAGTCTCTTATCTGCTTTGTCAGACAACCGATCGAGGACGAGGTCCTCAAAATAGAAAG CCAAATCGTCTATGAATACGAGACGCTCAATGCCGTTCAAAATGTCGATCAAAATTCGACGGGAACGTCGTTTGAGAGACCACCGTGCAGCGAACGGTGCATCGCTGAGGTTGAGAACAGCGTTGACAACTTTACTGATCATTTGCGGAAAGAAGTACTGTACTTTTTCCTATTTG ATTCACCGTGCAACGTTGTTTCGGCCCAGACTAGTATCTCCAAGACTTACGCCAGCGTGATAGGCGGGGTGATCGGTATCATACTGTGCTCGGCGGTCGTCTACGGTCTATATTTAACGAAGTTAAAGCGGAAGCCAAAGTCACCGAGTAACC CTTGGCAAGAGAGAATTACAATGCTGACGTTTCCAATTATACTGTCGATCGCGATACAGTTTATCGTCTTTTCAACGTCGCAATCAACCGCTTTGCATGGAAGTCCTCAAGCTGTGTGCAAAAAGAGTGTAAG TTCTAGGAAATCTCGTTACGTTCCATACCATGACTATTATCAAAATAGACGACTGGAATTTTTCCACCCACCGAGATGGCGTACCAACTGGAAAATCGAG TACTACACGTCGTGGTCAATCGTAGATATATGCTGCTTTGGTTACGACAATGTGCATGGTAGCTGCATGCCACACTGTTCATTGGGATGCAAGAACGGCAACTGCGCCCAGCCCTTCATGTGCGAGTGCAACAAAGGCTACACAAAGCTTAACGATCTATCAGGATGCAGTCCGATATGCGAGAAACCCTGCATTTTCGGAAAGTGCACCGCTCCAAACACCTGCACCTGCGACGAGGGCTTCGAGTACAACGCTGAGACGATGACTTGCTTTCCGAAGTGTCCTTCCGGTTGCGAAAACGGGTGGTGCATCAAACCTAACAAATGCATCTGCCACTTCGGTTACGCGATGAGCGATGATAACAAGTGTCTTCCGACATGCAGCCACGACTGCGTAAACGGAAAGTGCGTTGATGCCGAAGTCTGCGGCTGCGACGACGGCTTCGAACCGTCGCGACTGAACGCCTTCACCTGCGAGCCACGTTGCAGCAAAACTTGCATCTTTGGGAACTGCACCGCACCAGAAAAGTGCACCTGTAACGAGGGCTTCGAGCTTGGTCAGGACGGTCACACGTGCAAACCGGTCTGCGGTTTCCCCTGCAACAACGGATGGTGCGCGGCGCCTGACATCTGCAAGTGCAATCCGGGCTTCGAGAAGAACGAGGACGACGAGTGCGTTCCAGCCTGCAGAATTCCCTGCGAAACGCGTTGCGTCGCTCCCGACGTCTGCATCCCCTGCAAAGATGGCTTCCAGCTCTTCCAACGCAGCGTAAACGAGTCCGTCTGCGAGCCGGTCTGCGAGCAGGGGTGCTTCCTCGGCACCTGCGTAGCTCCCGGAGTCTGCGCATGTCGCGCAGGCTATCGCCTAGCCAATCGTACCTGCGAACCGGTCTGCGCAAGGAACTGCGAAAACGGCTTCTGCGCAGAGCCCGATGTCTGCCGATGCGATCCGGGATTCAACGAGACCCAGGACGGCCGGTGCGAGCCCGTCTGCGAGCGGCCCTGCGTCAACGGATGGTGCGTAGCACCTGACGTGTGCGAGTGTAAAGAGGGCTTCCAGCGATCCCCGGACGACGTCTTCAGCTGCGAACCGCGGTGCGAGCCGCCCTGTGCTTTCGGCGTCTGTATCGGACCTGGTGTCTGCGCCTGCGGCACCGGGCTTAAGCTCGATAATGCCACTAAAGACTGTCAGCCCGTGTGCACGAAGCCCTGTGTCAACGGGATTTGCGAGAGTCCTGAGAGATGCGAATGCCTCGAGGGATATGAGAAGTCCGAAGTGGAGTCGAACGTCTGTCAGCCTGTATGTGAAAAGTGCGTTAATGGCTCCTGCGTCGCTCCAGGTCAGTGCGACTGCCAAGCTCCTTTTGTCAAGGACGAAAAGGACCCTGGAATATGTCGACTCACCTGCCAGCCACGCTGTATCCATGGCACGTGCGCTCGCGATGCGTCATGTCTATGCTCTTTTGGATGGGCAGGAAGTTCTTGCGATCAGCCGTTGTTGTGTGTCATCGCTGTGCAAGCTCACGGCAACTCTGTTCAAGCAACGAG